The proteins below come from a single Dinghuibacter silviterrae genomic window:
- a CDS encoding YtxH domain-containing protein yields MSNNSKLLLGFIVGAAAGAVLGILLTTDKGKEILERIKETASDLEEEFKEAIDKGKKMAEDLEEKVKHYTKPA; encoded by the coding sequence ATGTCCAACAACTCCAAATTATTGCTCGGATTCATCGTGGGCGCCGCCGCAGGCGCGGTCCTGGGGATCCTGCTCACGACCGACAAAGGCAAGGAAATCCTGGAGCGCATCAAAGAAACGGCCTCCGACCTCGAAGAGGAGTTCAAAGAGGCTATAGATAAGGGGAAAAAGATGGCGGAAGACCTGGAAGAGAAGGTGAAACACTATACCAAACCTGCGTAA
- a CDS encoding UbiA family prenyltransferase: MFRSTVQLLRLPFSFFLLPVYLFALSQVKDPAPVRALLIFVIWHLLVYPASNGYNSYMDRDTGPIGGLKAPPMPTPWLFRVTLAMDVLAVILSFCVSPVFGCCCLAYIGASRAYSYRGLRLKRFPWLGYGTVVVFQGAVVFAATYHGCSRDLTLHIPVAPVVASSLLIGGFYPLTQVYQHEADARDGVRTVSAVLGYTGTFLFCGLVYLAGFAVLALYFARIHQVIRFLSIQAFFLPVLIYFVAWFSGVRKDHRKADHVHTMRMNWLAAAAANAAFGTLLIWSQFE, encoded by the coding sequence ATGTTCCGCTCGACCGTGCAATTGCTGAGGCTCCCCTTTTCCTTCTTCCTGCTGCCCGTTTACCTCTTTGCGTTGAGCCAGGTAAAGGACCCGGCACCGGTCAGGGCTTTGCTGATCTTTGTTATCTGGCACCTGCTGGTGTATCCGGCGAGCAATGGGTACAACAGCTATATGGACCGGGACACGGGGCCCATCGGGGGGCTGAAGGCGCCGCCGATGCCGACGCCCTGGCTGTTCCGGGTCACCCTGGCCATGGATGTCCTGGCGGTCATATTAAGCTTCTGCGTCAGCCCGGTATTTGGGTGTTGTTGCCTGGCCTATATCGGGGCGAGCAGGGCGTACAGCTACCGGGGGCTGCGGCTGAAACGGTTTCCCTGGCTGGGGTATGGAACGGTGGTGGTTTTTCAGGGCGCTGTGGTGTTTGCGGCCACCTATCACGGGTGCTCGCGGGACCTGACGCTGCATATACCGGTGGCACCGGTCGTGGCAAGCAGCCTGCTGATCGGGGGGTTTTATCCGCTCACCCAGGTATACCAGCACGAGGCGGATGCCCGGGACGGGGTGCGCACCGTGAGCGCGGTACTGGGGTATACGGGCACCTTTTTGTTTTGCGGTCTCGTTTACCTGGCGGGGTTTGCGGTTCTGGCACTATATTTCGCGCGAATACATCAGGTGATACGGTTTCTAAGCATCCAGGCATTCTTTTTACCCGTACTTATATATTTTGTAGCCTGGTTCTCGGGCGTACGGAAGGACCACCGGAAGGCGGACCATGTCCATACGATGCGGATGAACTGGCTTGCGGCGGCCGCGGCCAATGCGGCTTTTGGAACACTTTTAATTTGGTCCCAGTTTGAGTAA
- a CDS encoding fasciclin domain-containing protein, which translates to MKRIFSLFVGAGLLFSAVNTFAQKTVEVGGAAMYPTKDIVDNAVNSKDHTTLVSLVKAAGLVSTLKGPGPFTVFAPTNEAFAKLPSDVVDDLMKPENKAQLTKVLTYHVVPGRIGSKALVRMIRRAGGKATLKTVQGDNLYASAEGGMITLWDESGNKSMITIADVEQSNGVIHVVDTVLMPK; encoded by the coding sequence ATGAAGCGAATTTTCAGCCTATTCGTAGGCGCGGGACTCTTATTTTCCGCTGTGAACACCTTTGCGCAAAAGACCGTCGAAGTGGGCGGCGCCGCGATGTATCCTACCAAGGATATCGTCGACAACGCGGTCAATTCAAAGGACCACACGACGCTGGTGTCGCTGGTCAAAGCGGCCGGCCTTGTATCTACGTTGAAGGGGCCTGGTCCGTTTACTGTTTTTGCCCCCACCAATGAAGCCTTTGCCAAATTGCCTTCGGATGTCGTCGATGACCTGATGAAACCGGAGAACAAGGCACAGCTCACCAAAGTACTGACCTACCACGTGGTGCCGGGCAGGATCGGTTCCAAGGCACTGGTGCGGATGATCCGGCGCGCCGGTGGCAAAGCCACGCTGAAAACGGTACAAGGGGATAACCTTTACGCCTCCGCGGAGGGAGGAATGATCACCCTCTGGGACGAAAGCGGGAACAAATCCATGATCACCATCGCCGATGTGGAGCAATCCAACGGGGTCATCCATGTCGTCGATACGGTGCTGATGCCAAAATAA
- a CDS encoding DNA polymerase III subunit gamma/tau — protein sequence MSQFIVSARKYRPQTFDTVIGQGHITTTLKNAIRTRQLAHAFLFCGPRGVGKTTCARILAKTINCENLQPDGEACDKCTSCRTFNEGTSLNIHELDAASNNSVDDIRALVEQVRFAPQAGKYKVYIVDEVHMLSSSAFNAFLKTLEEPPSYAIFILATTEKHKILPTILSRCQTFDFKRITIRDTVEHLEDICQREDITAEKAALQVIAQKSEGCMRDALSIMDKIVSFTSGHLEYANTLEHLNILDDDYYFRLLDYMLAQDLSGALLLYDDINRKGFEGDLVLGGMAEFLRNLLVCRDEKVLNLLDVVETFRDKYKAASAKVDSGLCISALNVLNEAELTYKGARNKRLHVELTLIKLTYLAQALELVQEGPEGLSKKKLSEAPLGFRTQPIVAARVSGAPAKTGGAPAVGAVAGGASAGGPATGSARLTVETPGTAAAPSSATAATAPPAAKTPPVTATRPAAGPSSAVPPTTAAPAPSPGPRPEPSESGGKLNSLHKLRQQIASQQKNASESHPLTLPFLTEAWQKYIILLQERKNHSAVTNFKLAELRIVDEQTFEIITGANIQQKFIEQERALLIEHIQTFFNNRKLTFQVLVEETEAPPVPTERPLNTKELFQQMSHQYPLVKELKDRLKLDLDY from the coding sequence ATGAGCCAGTTTATTGTCTCCGCCAGAAAATACCGCCCGCAGACCTTTGACACCGTCATCGGCCAGGGACACATCACCACGACCCTCAAGAACGCCATCCGCACCAGGCAGTTGGCGCACGCCTTTCTTTTTTGCGGGCCGAGGGGGGTCGGCAAAACCACCTGCGCCCGTATCCTGGCTAAAACCATCAACTGCGAAAACCTGCAACCCGACGGGGAAGCCTGCGACAAATGTACCAGTTGCCGGACGTTTAACGAAGGCACGTCGCTCAACATCCACGAACTCGACGCCGCCTCCAACAACTCCGTGGACGACATCCGCGCCCTGGTCGAACAGGTCCGGTTCGCCCCCCAGGCCGGCAAATACAAGGTATATATCGTGGATGAAGTCCACATGCTCAGCTCTTCGGCCTTTAACGCCTTTCTGAAAACCCTGGAAGAGCCCCCCTCCTACGCCATTTTTATCCTGGCGACCACGGAAAAACACAAGATCCTGCCGACCATCCTTTCCCGTTGCCAAACCTTTGACTTCAAAAGAATTACCATAAGGGATACGGTCGAACACCTGGAAGACATCTGCCAGCGTGAAGATATCACAGCGGAAAAGGCCGCCCTGCAGGTGATCGCCCAGAAAAGCGAGGGCTGTATGCGGGATGCCCTCAGCATCATGGACAAGATCGTGAGTTTTACCAGCGGGCACCTGGAATACGCCAACACCCTGGAACACCTCAATATCTTAGACGACGACTATTATTTCCGCCTGCTCGATTATATGCTGGCGCAGGACCTTTCCGGGGCCCTGCTGCTCTACGACGACATCAACCGCAAAGGCTTCGAGGGCGACCTCGTCCTCGGCGGCATGGCTGAGTTCCTTCGTAACCTCCTGGTATGCAGGGACGAAAAGGTCCTGAACCTCCTCGACGTCGTCGAAACCTTCCGGGACAAATACAAGGCGGCGTCTGCCAAGGTCGATTCAGGCCTTTGCATCAGCGCCCTCAACGTGCTGAACGAAGCCGAGCTCACGTATAAAGGCGCCCGCAACAAGCGGCTGCACGTCGAATTAACCCTGATCAAGCTCACCTACCTGGCGCAGGCCCTCGAACTCGTACAGGAAGGCCCGGAGGGGTTGTCAAAAAAAAAACTGAGTGAGGCCCCGCTGGGGTTCCGGACGCAGCCGATTGTGGCGGCCCGCGTGAGCGGGGCGCCCGCGAAAACCGGCGGGGCGCCTGCGGTGGGCGCCGTCGCCGGGGGTGCGTCCGCCGGAGGGCCCGCAACAGGGAGCGCGCGGCTGACGGTAGAGACGCCGGGCACGGCCGCCGCTCCGTCGAGCGCGACGGCCGCCACGGCACCGCCTGCGGCGAAGACGCCACCGGTGACGGCCACGAGGCCCGCGGCCGGCCCTTCAAGTGCGGTGCCCCCGACCACCGCGGCCCCCGCGCCGTCACCCGGCCCGCGGCCCGAGCCCTCCGAGTCCGGCGGCAAGCTCAATTCCTTGCACAAGCTGCGCCAGCAAATCGCCTCCCAGCAAAAGAACGCCTCAGAAAGTCACCCCCTGACGCTGCCGTTCCTCACGGAAGCATGGCAGAAGTACATCATCCTGCTGCAGGAGCGGAAAAACCACTCCGCCGTGACGAATTTCAAACTGGCGGAGCTGCGTATCGTGGACGAACAGACGTTCGAGATCATCACCGGCGCGAACATCCAGCAAAAGTTTATCGAACAGGAAAGGGCCTTGCTGATCGAACACATTCAAACCTTTTTTAATAATAGGAAACTGACCTTCCAGGTGCTCGTGGAAGAAACGGAGGCGCCCCCTGTTCCCACGGAACGGCCCCTAAATACGAAGGAACTTTTTCAACAGATGAGCCATCAATACCCCCTGGTCAAAGAGCTGAAAGACCGGCTGAAGCTGGACCTGGACTACTAA
- a CDS encoding pyruvate dehydrogenase complex dihydrolipoamide acetyltransferase translates to MAEVIRMPLLSDTMTEGKIVQWNKKVGDKVKSDDVLADVETDKATMEVVGYADGVLLYIGVPDGQVAKVNDIIAIVGKAGEDYKPLLAGGTAPAAPAAAPATPAASAPAAGAPAVSPESLGATVIRMPLLSDTMTEGKIVTWNKKVGDTVKSDDVLADVETDKATMEVVGYAAGTLLYIGVPEGQAAKVNDIIAIVGKAGTDVTALVASLNSAPAAGGAQAAPAAGSAQAATGSAAAPAGQAAASGSASAAESDNGRLKASPLARKIAADKGISLSDVSGSGDGGRIIKRDIDQYVPAAKTAAPAAAKGGAPVPAFSAAPGAEGYTDLPNSQMRKVIARRLGESMFTAPHFYLKIEVNMDNAISARKALNEISPVKISFNDLVIKASAMALRRHPAVNASWMGDFIRQYSHVHIGSAVAIEDGLIVPVIRFADQKSLSQIASEAKDLYEKAKNKKLQPNEFSGNTFTISNLGMMDIEEFTAIINPPDSCILAVGKIEEKVVRTADGFGVINVMKLTLSCDHRSVDGAVGAAFLQTLKKFLENPVAMLA, encoded by the coding sequence ATGGCAGAAGTGATACGAATGCCCCTGCTGAGCGATACCATGACCGAAGGGAAGATTGTTCAATGGAACAAAAAGGTTGGAGATAAGGTCAAAAGCGATGACGTACTGGCTGACGTAGAAACCGACAAGGCTACGATGGAAGTCGTGGGCTATGCAGACGGTGTTTTATTATACATAGGCGTACCCGACGGACAGGTCGCCAAGGTGAACGACATCATCGCCATCGTCGGGAAGGCCGGTGAAGACTATAAGCCGCTGCTGGCAGGTGGCACCGCACCCGCTGCCCCGGCTGCCGCCCCTGCGACACCCGCGGCAAGTGCCCCCGCGGCCGGCGCACCCGCGGTGTCCCCGGAAAGCCTTGGCGCCACGGTGATCCGCATGCCGCTTTTGAGCGACACGATGACAGAAGGCAAGATTGTTACCTGGAATAAAAAAGTAGGGGATACCGTAAAAAGCGACGACGTCCTTGCCGACGTGGAAACCGACAAGGCGACCATGGAAGTGGTGGGGTATGCCGCAGGAACCCTGCTCTATATCGGTGTTCCCGAAGGCCAGGCGGCCAAGGTGAACGACATCATCGCCATCGTTGGGAAGGCGGGGACGGATGTCACTGCCCTGGTGGCTTCCCTGAATAGCGCACCCGCAGCGGGTGGCGCGCAAGCCGCACCGGCTGCGGGCAGCGCACAAGCTGCAACCGGCTCCGCGGCCGCACCGGCCGGGCAAGCCGCTGCAAGTGGAAGCGCAAGCGCCGCCGAAAGCGACAACGGCCGCCTGAAGGCCTCCCCCCTGGCCCGTAAGATCGCCGCCGACAAAGGCATCAGCCTTTCCGACGTCTCCGGTTCCGGGGATGGCGGCAGGATCATCAAACGCGACATCGACCAATACGTACCGGCCGCGAAAACGGCTGCACCCGCCGCTGCCAAGGGTGGGGCGCCAGTGCCCGCCTTCAGCGCCGCCCCCGGTGCGGAAGGGTATACGGACCTCCCCAATTCGCAAATGCGTAAGGTGATTGCCCGCCGGTTGGGGGAAAGCATGTTCACTGCTCCGCACTTCTATCTCAAGATCGAGGTGAATATGGACAATGCGATCTCGGCCCGCAAGGCACTCAACGAGATCAGCCCCGTAAAGATCAGCTTCAACGACCTCGTCATCAAGGCGTCCGCCATGGCCCTACGTCGTCACCCGGCGGTCAATGCCAGTTGGATGGGCGACTTTATCCGCCAATACAGCCACGTCCATATCGGGAGCGCAGTGGCCATAGAAGACGGGTTGATCGTACCGGTCATCCGTTTTGCCGACCAGAAATCGCTCAGCCAGATCGCGTCCGAAGCAAAAGACCTGTACGAAAAGGCAAAGAACAAAAAACTCCAGCCGAACGAATTCTCCGGGAACACCTTTACCATTTCCAACCTGGGGATGATGGACATCGAGGAATTCACGGCGATCATCAACCCGCCCGACAGCTGTATCCTCGCCGTAGGTAAGATCGAGGAGAAAGTCGTCAGGACCGCCGATGGTTTTGGCGTCATCAATGTCATGAAGCTCACGCTGAGCTGCGACCACCGTAGTGTTGACGGTGCCGTTGGGGCCGCTTTCCTCCAGACACTGAAAAAGTTCCTGGAGAACCCGGTGGCCATGCTCGCTTAA